TATTCGCGGCCGGAGTGACCGTGGGCATCGCCGTGACCGACTGGTGCCGCTTCGATTACCGCAGGCGCAGCGTCGTCGTGAACCCCTACCGCGTGGCCTCGTTCAACCGGGTGGTGGTCACGGGCGCTCCCGCCTACAGGCCCTGGGTGTACGAACCCTCGCGCCGGCAGGGCTACGGGCACACCTCCGGCACCCCTGGGCATCGTTACGGCCAGCCCGGGACCGTGGCCTCCCCGATCCAGCGAGGGCCCGCCTATGGAGCGCCGCCTGTGGCAGCGCCTCCGGCACGCGTTCTCCCTCCCCCGCAGACGGTTCCGCCGCGCCATGCGGAGCCTCCATCCGTGGCCGCGCCTCCGCCGGGCTTCAAGGGGCAAGCTGGCGGTCAGACCCCGCCCGCCGTGGCTGCTCCCCCGCCCGCCCATCAGCCCCACCCCGAAGGGACGCCGCACGGATGGGGCGGCCGTGAAGGCTCGCTCCCGGCGGCCAATCCCGGGCGTCAGGTTGGGCCTCCTCCGGCTCCCCCCCAGGGCGGACGCTTCCAGAATCCGTATATCGGACCAGGGCCGTCCGCTCCAGGTGGCTACGGAGGCCCGAGTGGAGGACATGGCGGAGGAGGCAGAGGCGGCGGGCACCGCTGACCATCGCCCAGCCTTCCGGGTACATTTATGTTTGGACATCACGCTCCCGCTCGGTCATTGGAGGGCGCGAACGAGCCGGGCGGCGGGCATCCCCCTCCCCGGCGAATCCGAACATCGAAGAGCAAAGCATGAGCCAACGCGACAGGAACAACTCCGGCCCGGTCTACTCAACCGAACACGGCAGCATGTGCCCGGCCTGCGGGAAGCCCGCGGCGGGGTGCGACTGCGCCAAGCGCAAGGCCTCCGCAGCCGGAGACGGCATCGTCAGGATCATGCGCCAGACCAAAGGGCGCAAAGGCAAGGGCGTCAGCCTCATCACCGGTTTGCCCCTCCGAGGCGAGGCCCTGGAGAAGCTGGCGAAACAGCTGAAACAACGCTGCGGGGCGGGGGGAGCGATCAAGGACGGCGTGATCGAAATACAGGGCGACCACAGGGAAGCCTTGGCCCAGGAGTTGAAGAAGCTGGGCTACACGGTCAAGCTGGCAGGGGGTTGAGGGCGCCGGGCCGGGCTACAGGCTCACCAGTTCCACCTGGTCGAGCGGCCTGCCCAGAAAACGCTCCCCTACCTCCTGAAAGCGGTGTGGCACGTCCGTCACGTGGAACACGTGGCGCGGCGGCTCGCCGGATGCGTTTTCAAGGTCCATCTCGCGCAGCAGGGCCTCGGCGCGCAAGGAGATCGCCTCGGCCGAGTCCACCAACTGCACCCCCGGCCCCATCACGGACTGGAGCATGGGCTTGAGCAGCGGGTAATGCGTGCACCCCAGGACCAGAGTGTCGATGTTCTGCGCCAGCAGCGGGGTAAGATACTCGAACGCCGTGAGCCGGGTTACGGGGTGGTCGGTCCAGCCTTCCTCCACCAGTGGGACGAAAAGCGGGCAGGCCTGGGTGGTGATGAACATGCCGTCGTGCTCGTAACGCTGGATCGCCTGGAGGTAGGCCCCGCTGGACGTGGTGGAAGGCGTGGCGATTATGCCGATGCGATGGTTGCGGGTGTGGGCCACGGCGGTGCGCGCCCCCGCGTCTATGACCTCCAGCACGGGCACGCCGGAGAGGGCGCGGACGGCGTCGTAGGCCACGGCGGCCATGGTGTTGCAGGCGATGATGAGCATCTTCACCCGCTTCTCCAGCAGGAATTTGGCGATCTCCACGGCGTAACGAGAAATGATGTCCTGGGATTTCACTCCATAGGGCACACGGGCGGTATCTCCGAAATAGAGCACGCTCTCGCGCGGCAGGCGCTCCATGACGGCGCGGGCCACGGTGAGGCCGCCCACTCCGGAGTCGAAAATGCCGATGGGGGAGGATGAATTATTATTCATGCGCTGGTTTTATCCGAAAAAATAGGGCAGAGTCATGTGCAACCGCGTTCCGAAGCCAGGGCGATACACACTATCCCCCTGGCTGACAAGGAGCACCTGGCGGAGGGGGAGTCAGATTGACAATTCACTGCCGGGGCATTAACTTTTGTAAGCTTCCAACAACCATGATTTCATAGAGGTCCGCCATGCCGATACGCACGGACATCCGTCACCGCCTGACCCGCATCGTCCGGGCCAGCGCATACGCCTTGCCGGTTCTGTTGTCGATCTGCCTCGCCGCGCCCGCGCCGTCCTCGGCGCAGGACGCCTCATCAGCCGTGATCGCCGCCACCGACGTGAACGCCCTGCTGGCCATAGCGAGAGAAAGCCTGATCAGCGGGCAGTACTCCAACTCCCTTATCGCCAGCAACAAGGCCTTGCGCCTGAGCAACAACGAAAACCCCGACGCTTATCTGCTGCGCTCCATGGCCGAATTCTACCTCGGCTCATACAGCCAGGCCAGGTCGGATGCACGCCGCGCGGGTGAGCTTTACCGCAATTCCACCCTCTGCGACCAATATCTCCTCAACAACACCCTGCAGGACGCCCTGGGCACCACAAACAACTATTATTACGACGCTGGCTACACGCCATACCTCTACTCCGCCCTGACCCTCGGCTCTTCGTACCTCTATCCGGGGACGACAACGGCCACCAGCACCAACGGCACCACCACCGGCACAACTGGCACCACCACGACCCAGTCCTCCCTGAGCCGGACAGGAACGACCTATTCCACTGGCACCACCGGAACCACTGGCACCACCGGGACTAACGGCACCACCGGCACCACCTCGACCTCATCCTCGGGCACCATTTCCGCTATGGGCTCCTCCGGCAGCTCCATCAAGCTGCCTGTCTCGGAAAACCTGGACCAGAAGGAAGCCGCGGAGGACGCCGCCCAACAGCAGCAGAACCAGATGATCGCCCAGACCATTCTGCCACTGGCCACCTGCACCGCAGTGCAGAAGGGCAACAAGAGCAAGATCGTCCCCTCCTGGCTGGAGCAGGGCCTCGCCAACCTCCGCACGGCCCAGTTCACGGCGGCCGACGCCACGTTCTCCCAGGCCCTCTCCCTGGACGCCCAGAACGTTGTCGCCCAGGCAGGCCTCGGGCTGGCCTATGCGGGCCAGGCCGGCTCCACGCTGGCTCTTTCGCAGCTCAACCAGACCGTGGCCCAGTCCCCGGGCTCCGACTTCGCCCTCACGGCGCGCGGCATCTACTGGCTGCAGACCCTCAACTATCAGAACGCCCTGAACGACCTGAACCAGGCGCTCAGCATCGCCCCCAACAACGCCGACATCGTGGGCGACATCTCGCTTACCTATTACGCCCAGTGGAAGATCCAGACAGGCACGGCCTCCCCTTCCAACCCCGGCAACCAGGTGCTGCTGCAGAACGCCTTGACCCAAGCCACCAAGGCCATCAACCTCTCGCCTGAATACGCCGGGCTCTACACCCTTCGCGCCGCCATCGAATCGGATATGGCCGCCTCCACCTCTGACACGGGGCTCCAGAGCAGCCTGAACACTGACGCCGCCAACGACCGCAGCAAGGCCGCCAGCCTCCAGGCGGTGGCGGGCAACGCCGTGGTAAACTCCACGACCCTGCCGACAACAACGACAACCACCACGACCACCACCGGGCAGACGACCACCACGGTCTCCCCCACTATTGGCTTCGCCCCGGTGCAGACGGCGCTCGGGTCGCAGTGGCCCTTCTTCCTGAGCCTGCCATTGAGTTACGCACCCCTGTGAGCCAGGCGATCGCGGCGGCGACCCCGAATCAGGGTATTTCCACCCGACTGCGTCCTGAAACGGTGCACTTGGGGTGGAACGCACGTTGACATCGCAGCGCCCGTGAGACAAAACATATCAAAAAAGGTCCACGTGTTGCATACCAATAATTACAAGCTCCCCGAGGCCGCCATTTCCGAAGCCGTTCTACGTCCTTCCGCCCGGAGACCTCTGCGGCTCCTGCTGATGGGACTCGTCGTCCTCGCGCTGCTGGGGGGGTGCAATCAGGCGGGCAAGCAACCGCCGGCCACCCGCGAGGCCGACTCCATGCGCGTCGACGATCCGGAAAAGATCGTCCAGCAGACCACCATGCACCTGAGCGGTTCGCAACAGTCCGCCGCCGATTATCAGTTGCGAGGGCAGGCCTATTTCCAGCTCTACCAGTACGACCTGGCCTACAAGGATTTCGAGCAGGTGACCCAGAGGAATTCCCGTTCCGCCACAGCCTGGTTCAACCTGGGCACGGCCGCCTTCAAGCTCAACAAGGAAGACCGCGCCGTGGACTACTTCACCCAGGCCATCTCCCTGGACGGGTCCATGCTCAAGGCCTACAACAACAGGGGGCTCGCATATCTCAGCCTTGGCCAGAACGAAAAGGCCCTCAACGATTTCAACATGGCCCTGCGCCTGAGCGAAAACCGCAACTTCGAGGCCCTCTTCAACAGGGCCATCGCCTACCAGCGCACCAAGGATTTCGACAGGGCCCTGGCCGACTACGACAAGCTGCTCTCCATGCAGATGGATTTCGCCCCGGCTTTGGCCAACAAGGCGGAAATCTACTGGACCATCAAACGTTTTCCTGAAGCCCGCAAAGCGCTCGATCTGGCCGTGAAATCATCCCCGCGCGATCCCGACCTCTATTTCAACCGGGCCATCATCCTCGAGCAGCTCAACGACGTACAGGGCGCCCTGCAGGACTACGGGCAGGCTCTGTCCCTCAAATCCAATTTTGCCGCGGCATACTACAATCGCGGCCTGCTGCTCATGCGCACCAACAACCCGAACAAGGGCTGCGAGGACTTGAGCGTCGCCTGTATGCTCGGACTGTGCGAACGCTATGACGAAACCAAGAAACTGGGTCTCTGCAATTGAGGCGGCCTGGCATCACGGCGATCATATCTGGAGCCAGGCCATGAGGCACCGCCGGGCTGAAACCGGGCGGGCCGCCCGCTGGAGGCCATAATGTCGGAATTCTCCCTCAAGGCCTTGAGCTACGCGCTCACCGCGCTGCTGTGCGTGATATCCGCCATGGTCGTCGCCAAGGGGCTCTTCACATCGCCTGCTCCCTTGCCCGGCAAGGCGGGTATCGAAGCTTCGGCTCCGGCCGCACAAGGGGGCGCGGGAGCCCCGAAGGGCGACCTCTCCATTGGCGGCGACGTGGATGCCATAGTCAGCCGGAATCTCTTCAGCGCCACCCGCAAGGAAGCCGCGGAAGCCCCGCGCGAAGAGGCCGCCCTGCCCGACTCCTCCGTCGCCTACGACCTCATCGGCACCGCGGTGCATACCGATCCCCAGTGGAGCATGGCCTTTCTGGTGGACAAGTCCAACAGGGCGCCGAAGAGCGTCTCAGTGGGGCAGGCCCTTGGTGAGGCGGTGGTGCTTTCCATCGAGGAGGACCACATGGTGCTGCTGCGGCAGGGCCAGCAGGAAATCCTCAAGAAAAAACCGTAAACGGCGACACCATGCCAGTTTTCGAATACGTGGCCATCGACGCCCTGGGCAAGAACTGCAAGGGCATCCTCGCGGCGGATAGCGCCGCTTCCGCGCGGCACGCCCTGCTGCAGCGCAAACTCTTCGTCAAAAGCCTCCGCGCCGCCCAAGCGGACGCCGTGGCGGATAAGACCCCGGCCAAAGCCGGGTGGCAGATGCCCGTGCTCTTCTCCGGGGTGACGCGCCAACAGCTCACGGGCGCCACACAGGTTCTGGCCACCCTGCTGGAGGCGGGCCTGCCCCTGGACAAGGCCCTTTCCGGTCTTATCGAACACATGCCGACGGCGCCTGCGCAGCGGGTCTTCTCGCATATTCTGGAGCGCGTGAAGGAGGGCTGGGAGCTCTCCGCAGCCCTGGCCGAGCATCCGCGCGTCTTCCCGGACACGTACATCCACATGGTCCGGGCGGGCGAATCCTCAGGCACGCTGCAGATCGTCATGTCCAACCTCTCCACCTACCTGGAGAGGCAGTACGCCCTGAAGCGCAAGCTCCAGGCGGCCATGATCTACCCGTGCTTCATCCTGGTCTTCGGCGCGCTGGTCATCTCCATCCTGCTGCTCTACGTGATCCCGGAGGTGACGCGCATTTTCGTCGACCTGAAGCGGGATCTCCCGGTGCCCACGGTGATCCTGATCGCGGTCACCGATTTCATGCGCTCCTACTGGCCATTGATGCTCGGCGGCATGGTGGGGCTGTTCCTGACGATGCTCAGGGTGGCCCGCATCCCGGCGGTGCGCCGCGTGCTGGACAGAATCCTGCTGTACGTGCCGGTGATCGGCCCCATCGTGCACGAGGCGGCCATGGCCCGCTTGACGCGCTCGCTCGGCACCTGCCTCAAGCAGGGCGTGACGCTGCTGGACGCAGTGGACATCGGCGCGGCAGTGGCGGGCAACACCGTGTTCGCCGAAGCCATGGCCGCGGTGCGCGAGAAAGCCCAGCAGGGCGCGGGCATTACCGAGCCCATGCGGGCCACGGGTGTGTTCTCGCCCATCGTACTCCAGCTGGCGGCGGCGGGCGAACAGAGCGGCCAGCTGGACTCCATGCTGCTCACCGTGGCCAGGATGCTGGAGGCCGAGGTGGAGAACCGGGTCACGGCGGCCAGTTCCGTGGTGGAGCCCGCCCTGATCCTGGCCATGGGCGCGGTGGTCGCCTTCATGGTGGTGGCCGTCATGCTTCCGATTTTCGAAATGAGCAGCCTCATAGGCTGAGCTTCCCAATTCGCCAAAGGAGTATCCATGCATTCCAACCCGACCAACAATCGCATTCCGGCGCTTTTCCGCCGTTCGCAGTCAGGCTTCACGCTTATCGAAATGATGGTCGTCATCGTCATTCTCGGAGTTCTCGCCGGGCTTGTGGTGCCGCGCTTCATCGACCAGCCTGACAAGGCCAAGGTGGTCAAGGCCAAGGCGCAGATCGAGAGCCTCTCCATGGCCATCAAGCAGTACAAGCTGGACAACGGGGTCTACCCCACCACCGAGCAGGGCCTGAAGTCGCTCAAGGAGAAGCCCACCATGGGCCGCGTGCCCCAGAACTACCCGCCTCGCGGCTACCTGGACGGCCCCCTGCCCAAGGACCCCTGGAACAACGAGTTCATTTACATCTCGCCCGGCGAGCACAACGACTTCGAGATCGTCAGCCTCGGAGCGGACGCCCAGCCCGGCGGCGAAGGCCCCAACGCGGACATCAAGAGCTGGGAAATCAACTAGCCCCGGACGCACACATGCGCCTCACCCCGCCTCCCGGCAGGACCGGCCACCAGCCCCCGGGCGCGCTCCGAAAGGCGCGGCCGGGAGGCCAGGCAGGGTTCACCCTGCTGGAGCTTGCCTTCGTGATGATGATCATGGGCCTTGCCGTGGGCTTGGCCCTGCCCACCATCAACGCGGTCATGGGCAGCGAGAGCGACCGGGCCACGCTTCGGCGCATCACCGGGCTGGTCCACAGGGGCATGACCGACGCCATCATCTCCGGCGAGGTATGGGAACTCTCCATCGACCCGGCAAAGTCCATGGCCGTGATGGTCCGCAAGGGCGCTCCCATCCAACGCAGCATCAAGGCCGAGCGTCTTCCCCTGCCCGAGGCGTTCCGCCCAGAGGCTTGGCTTACGCCCTCCGGACAGTCCAAGGAGGAGGGCAAGCCCGTACGGATCGCCGTGTATCCCGTGGGGCTTGTCGAGCCTTTCCTCCTCGTGTTCCCGGAGAAGTCAGCCGCTGGCGGCAAGAAGGTCGCCGTAATGGAGGCCGTTGGCTCCTCCCTGCGCTTCGGCACACGCAGCGAATCGCAGGAGATCGAGGCCTTCCGCAAACGCTACCGCCCGCTTCTTACCCCTTGGGCCAGCGTCACCACCTCCGAAACCAAGGACCAATAGGCCAATGGACGCCCGCTCCGGTTCCCGCCAGTCCGGCCTGACCATCCTCGAATCCCTGGTGGCGGTTGCCATCGTCTCCATCGTCATGGTCAGCCTCCTGGCGTCGCTGGCCAAACTGCAGGACCAGCGCATCCGCGCGTCCCAGATCGAGCGTGCCTCGGTGCTGGCCGCGCGCATCGTCGCCGAAGCGGAGCTCAAGGGCCCCGACAACCTGCCCGGGGGCACGGGCCAGTTCCCCGAGCCAGACCAGGACATGCAGTGGTCGCTGGAGGTCAAGAACGGCCCTGCCGACCCGGACCTTCCGCTGCTCACCGTGAAGGTCACCTGGGGGACGAAGGAGATCAACCAGGTCACCCTCAGCAGGCTTCTGGTGCGCCCATGACCACCCGCGCCACCGAACAGGGCTTCACCCTGGTGGAGGTCATGATCGCCCTGCTGATAACAGGCATGATCTTCATGGGCAGCTACGCCGTGCTCTCCCGCGTCACGGAGACAGCCGCCGACGTGGAGGAGAGGCTCCAGATGGGCCAGCAGCTGCGGATCAGCTCCTGGTTCTTCAAGAACGACCTCGGCTCCGTGCTCTACTCCGACTCCAACCGCAACGCGGCCACCACCTTCCTCTCCTTCGTGGGCGGGCGCGGCAGGCCCAGGGATATCGACACGCCTTCCGACGAGGATGTGATCTTGGCCTTCGCCGCCGCCTCCGGCCTTGATTTTCGCGGCACCTTCCCCTCGATGAGCATCGTCAGAGTGGAGTATCTTCTTCGCGACGACCCCGAAAACCCAGGCGAATTCACCCTGTGCAGGCGGGAATGGCCCTACGCCGAGATGCCTTGGCGCGCCGGCAAGGACCGCCCGGTGACTGACGTGGAGATCGTGCGGCGCGTCACCGAACCCTCGATCATGTTCTTCTCCAGCACGGGCGAGGCCACCAACTCCTGGGAGAACCGCTCCCGGATGCTCTCGGGCGAGTGGCAGATACCGGTGCAGGTGCGGCTGACCGCGCGGGTGCGCGGCAAGGAAAAAAGGGTCTTCCCCCTGGAGCTGGTGGCCAACCTGCCGGTGCGCGCCGTCCCCCCCGGACCGCAGGGAGCGCTGAGATGACGCCCGCGACCGGCAAGGCCGGATCAGGACAGGGCGGCGCGGCCCTTATCTACGTGCTCATCCTCACGGGCCTTCTGGCGTCGCTGGCCGTGCGCATCATCTCCAGCGCGGAGGCCGAGGTGTTCGGAGCCCAGGCCGCGCTCAGCCGCGTGCAGGCGCGGCTCATGGCGGAGTCGGCCGTTCTGAGCGCGGCCAAGGTCATCATGCGCGACGCAGCCCTGACCACATCGGACTATCCCGGCGAAAGCTGGGACATATTTCCCGCCGGAGAGAACGTCCCGGGCGGGTGGTTTTTCGGGGACAAGCTCAAGGGCCGGATTGTGGACGAAACGGGCAAGCTGCCCATCAACTCCATCCACCCGGACATGAAGGGGCACCAGACCTATCGTGAAGCCTTCCTGCGCCTGCTGCGCGGGCGCCCCTTCCTGGTGGATTCCGCCCGGGCGGAGGCCATCGCCTCGGCGCTGGAGTCATGGATGACCTCGCCGGCCAAGACAGCCGACCTGGTCCAGGCGGACGAGCCTTACCTGAACGCGGGGCTGCCCTACCGGGTGAAGGGCGGCGCGCTGGACACCGTGGCGGAGCTGAGGCTGGTGCAGGGCGTAAGCGACGAGCTGTATTTCGGCCGCCCCGGGGAAGTGGGCCTGAAAGACCTGGTGACCATCTGGTCCAGCGGCCTGGTCAACGTGAACACCGCCCCCCTGCCCGTGCTGGCGGCCATGGCCGTTGGGCTGGACCAGGCCAAATCGGAGGATTTCGCCAGATCGGTGGACACCTTCCGGCGGACGCCCTCCAACCGCCCCCGGCTCGAAGGCACGGACTGGCTCGCGACCCTTGCTCAGGAACAGGGCAAGGAGGCGCTGCCCCTGGGCATGTTCACCACCCGCAGCCTTTATTTCTCCGCGGATCTCGAATGTTCGTCCGGTTCCGTCACCGCCAGGGCGCACGCCGTCTTCAAACGGCAGCTCAACATGAACAAACTTCAGCCCATCGCGGTGTTGTACCTGCAGGTACAGTAGGATAGAGATACTTCCTATGCACGTCACCGCCCTCGTCGCCCTCGTGGCCCCGGATCACGTCGCCCTGCTGCGGCTCTCCCGCCATCCGCGCGGCCTGGAGTTCGGGGGCTACGCTCAGGCCGAGCTGCCCGACGACGCCGGCCCGGCTGAGATAGCCCGGGCCATTCACCAATTGGCGCAGACCAACGGCATGTTGCAGGAAACGCTGGCCCTGGCGTTGGATGCCTCTAGGGCGGTGTTCCGCAGACTCTATCTGCCATTCACGCAGCGGGCCAAGATCGGCTCTGTGCTTGGGCACCTGATGGAGTCCGGGCTGCCCGACCCAGCCGACACCCAGCTCACCACCTTCACCGAGACCCCCCTGCACGGCCCCGGAAAGACCGTGATCGCTGCCGCCATCGACCGCGATTTCGTCGAGGATCTGGTGGCCTCCCTCCTGGAGGAAGGCTTCGAGACCACCCTGGTCAGCCTGGACATCGCCGGGGAGGACGCCGCCCTGTCGGAGGACGCCCCGCAGGCCCACCCCCCCGGGCTGACGCTGCTGCCGTTCGGCAGGTACGTGGACATCCTCCTGCGCTGCGATGGCCAGCCCCTTTTCTGGCGGCGCGTGCCCGTGGAGGACTGCTCCCCCGAGGACACCGCCCGCACCCTGGCCGAAGAGATCAGGCTCGGCGCCCTGACCGTGGTTGCCTCCGGCTATGACGCCGTTGAGACGGCCTCGGTGGGCCGCCCGCACGGCGAGGAGCCCCCCGAGTGCTGTCTGCGTGCGGTCAGGCTGGCGCTCGATGGGCTGGAGCCCCACAGGATCACCTTCCCCAAGGCTTTCCACGAAAATCCGGCGCTCAGGGAACTCGGCTGCAAGGCCCTTGGCCTCTACGGCGTGGGGCGCATGGCCCTGGGGCTGTGCCCCGGCATGGATTTCCTGCACCCGGGATCGCGCCCGGCCATAGGGCGCAAGAGCCTCAAGCGGATGCTCACCCTCGTAGGGGGGGCGGCGGCCCTGCTGGCTTTCAGCGCCATCCTGACCGCCGTGCTGGGACAGTCGCGCAAGGCGGACGCCCTGAATGACCTGCGGGCCCAGACCAACTCCATCATCTCGTCCGCCCTGCCCGAAGCGCCTGCCAACCTGGGCGTCGACCAGAAGCTCTCCATCATGCGCCGCATGGCCAACGAGCGCGAACAGGAGGAGCTGAATTTTGCCGCCGGAAAGGCCTCCGTGGCCCTGCCGGTGCTCGCGGCCCTGCACAGGAACATACCGGCCAACCTGGGCGTCAAGCTGATGCGCCTGTCGTTCGACGACGGCCACATCTCCATCGACGCCCAGGCCAAGGACTTCAACGCCGTCGAGGAGATCAAGCGCAAGCTCATCGCCTCCAAGGTGTTCAAGGAAGTGGACATCAAGGGCGTCAAACCCACGCAGGACAAGACAGGCGTCGAATTCCGCATGGATATGAACGTGGCCCAGCGGCCCGGCGCGGCAGGTGCGCAATGAACTTCACAAGACAGCACGCACTCTACGCCGGGGGAGGGTTGGCCGTTGTCGTCGCGCTCTGGGCTTGGGTGATTCAACCCTATTCGGAGCGTTCCTCCCGGCTGGACAGGCAGCTTGCCGAGGCCACGCAACAGCTCGCCCAGGCGCGTGCGCTCCAGAACAGACTCGGCAATGCTTCGGAATTTCAGCAGAAGCCTGCCCAGCCTGCGGATTTCTCCCTCTTCGGGCGCGTGGACGCCCTGGCCACCACCCATGAGCTCAAGGCCAACATCACGTCCATGCAGCCCACCACCAAGCAGCTGCCCGGCAACAAGAAGGAATCGCAACTGGACGTGAAGATGAACGCGGTGGATCTCAAGAACCTGCTGGCCTTCCTCAAGGACATCGAGGACGACCCCGCGGGCGTGCGGGTGCGCAGCCTGATCCTGACCAAGACGGGTGACGGCGGGCTCAACGCCGAGCTGAGCCTGGCAGTGGGCATCAGCGAGTAGACCAAGCCCGGCGCGCCCGCTATTTGATGTAGCCGCCCTGTTCGAGGAACAGGAGCACCTCGTGAGCGGTCTCCGTCGAGCTCATGCTGGTGGTGTCGAACCGCAGTTCGGGCGTTACAGGCGTTTCATAGGGGTCGTCTATGCCGGTGACGCCCTTGATCAATCCCGCCCTGGCCTTGGCGTAGATGCCCTTTCGATCGCGCTGGATGCACACTTCGATGGGTGTGCACAGGTGTACCTCGATGAAGCCGCCGTACTTCTCGACCATGGTCCGGGCGTCGCAGCGGGCCTCAGCGTAGGGAGCGATGGGCGAACAGATCGCCACGCCCCTGTTCTTGGTGATCTCGCTGGCCACATAGCCCATGCGCCTGATGTTGAGCATCCTGTGCTCGCGGGAGAAACCGAGTTCGCTGGAGAGCATCTTGCGCACGATGTCGCCGTCCAGCAAGGTCACCGGCCTCTGGCGCATCTCCATGAGCTTCACGTAGAGGATTTTGGCCAGGGTGGACTTGCCCGCCCCGGAATACCCCGTGATGAAGATGGTGAAACCCTGCTCGCTCCTGGGCGGAAAGGCCTGGCGAAGCTCCTGCACGACACCCGGCGGGCAGCACCAGGGCGGTATCTCCAGCCCGAACTCCAGCCTGCGCCGAAGCTCGACGGGATCGACGGATCGTACTCCGGGATCGCCAGAGAGCACCGAATCGATCGGAACGAACTGCGCGCGGCTCTCCAGATAGACCATTTCCTCAGGAATCACGCACTGAACCCCGGTATCACCGGCGTGCAACGCCACCAGCCGTTGTGCCTCCCCGCCTGGATAGAACGGAGCCTGCCCGGCGGGGGCCGGGTCCGCGTGGGTATTGCGCACCAGCATGTGCGTGCAGCCGAAGTTGCCGAACACGCAGGCCTCCAGCAGGGCCTGCCTTGGGCCTGCCGGGCGTTCGCACATGGGGGTGAGGCCGAGGCGCAACATGTTGCGGGGGAAGGTGTCGGCAAAGGCGCTCATGCAGCGCACCGTGGTGAAGTGGTCGTCCCAGCCCAGCACGTCGCGGTTGACGCTGGAAAGCGCCAGGATGCTGCCCCCTATGCGCCGGGCGGCGAGCATCAGACTCTCCCGCCAGCCTCCGTGCAGGTCGCAGTCCAGCGTCACCCCCAGCACCCGCACCCAGCCTGAAGCGCCGGCCGCGCGCAACACGTCCGCGGGCTGGTGGCGCAGATCGGCGAAATCAACGTGATGGGGGAGGTGCAGCCCCTCGAGGCGGCCCGAGAGGTAGGTCACGTCAGGCCGCTCCAACAGTCTGCGCACGCCCGGGTGCAGGGCCGGATCGTCCGTTCCGAAGACCGCGCGCGCTTCGCGGGCCAGGTCCGGCTTCCAGGCCTCCTCCAGGTGCATCACGGCCAGCATGAACCCCTCTCCGTCCCGCAGGGCCAGGCTGTCGCCGGGCTTGAGTCCGGCCCCCTGCCCGCTCTCAACTTCCAGGCAGACGGGCATGGGCCAGAAGCGCCCGTCGGACAGCCGCATTTCCTCAAGCACACCCTCGTAGTCGGCCCTGGAGAGAAAGCCCTTGAGAGGGGCGTAAGCCCCGCTCAGGATCATCTCCAGGTCGCCGAGGGCCTGGACGGAAAGAGAAACGGACGGGAAGCCCACGGAATGGGCCTTCAGTTCGCTGGCCCGCTCTGGCGAGGCCATGGGGCACGGCAGGTTCATCTTGTCACGCCTTCGGTCGATTTTCATGCCTTGTCGGTTCCGGAAATGGGTTTGGTGG
This genomic stretch from Fundidesulfovibrio soli harbors:
- the gspM gene encoding type II secretion system protein GspM, which produces MNFTRQHALYAGGGLAVVVALWAWVIQPYSERSSRLDRQLAEATQQLAQARALQNRLGNASEFQQKPAQPADFSLFGRVDALATTHELKANITSMQPTTKQLPGNKKESQLDVKMNAVDLKNLLAFLKDIEDDPAGVRVRSLILTKTGDGGLNAELSLAVGISE
- a CDS encoding bifunctional sulfate adenylyltransferase/adenylylsulfate kinase, coding for MKIDRRRDKMNLPCPMASPERASELKAHSVGFPSVSLSVQALGDLEMILSGAYAPLKGFLSRADYEGVLEEMRLSDGRFWPMPVCLEVESGQGAGLKPGDSLALRDGEGFMLAVMHLEEAWKPDLAREARAVFGTDDPALHPGVRRLLERPDVTYLSGRLEGLHLPHHVDFADLRHQPADVLRAAGASGWVRVLGVTLDCDLHGGWRESLMLAARRIGGSILALSSVNRDVLGWDDHFTTVRCMSAFADTFPRNMLRLGLTPMCERPAGPRQALLEACVFGNFGCTHMLVRNTHADPAPAGQAPFYPGGEAQRLVALHAGDTGVQCVIPEEMVYLESRAQFVPIDSVLSGDPGVRSVDPVELRRRLEFGLEIPPWCCPPGVVQELRQAFPPRSEQGFTIFITGYSGAGKSTLAKILYVKLMEMRQRPVTLLDGDIVRKMLSSELGFSREHRMLNIRRMGYVASEITKNRGVAICSPIAPYAEARCDARTMVEKYGGFIEVHLCTPIEVCIQRDRKGIYAKARAGLIKGVTGIDDPYETPVTPELRFDTTSMSSTETAHEVLLFLEQGGYIK